AGATCCGAGGAAAAGGTGATGATCCCTCGCATCATTATGATTAGAGGAAAACAATAAAAGCGTATACGCAAAAGAAGCAAGATCGACTGATCGGCAAGCCACAGCTCAATATGATCTTCGTTAGCGTGAGAACCAAGAACAGACTTCACGAGCTAAGGGATGCTCATCTCTAGCCTAACAAGAAGACTGAGGGCATTACGGACCTCATTTTCATAGAGCGGTAAATCACTGCCGTGGGCACCGGGGTTAAGAACACGCTCGGTAGTGTGTAGGATTTGTTCAATCAATTGGATATTATCCATCACCTTCCAGTTTTCATCTGTCAAAAGAGCACGAAGCTTTCTTCGCTGAGTCTTGAGTACACCTCTAGTTCCAGAATCAATCCCTGGTAGAGCGTCTATGTCGTCATCTGCATCTGGGACAAGGTGCCCTCGGATTTCAAGAGGTGCACCATTGATCACACTGAAATAGAGTTGCGCCGGGACTTTTTGCATTAGTCTGTTCTTGGCAGCGCGAAGGTTTTCCGTGAGGCTAAAGAACTCGCCAGGAGGAAGCCTGGTTTGTTCTGTCCATTCGCGGTAACGCTTTGCCATATCCTCCGCTGCCTTACGGAGGCAGATGGCGGCTTCGTCGAGGCAATGGCCATAGAGATAGTCCTCAGCCTTCTGCAAATAAGATTTCTCAGACACCCCTCTGATCTCACTAATGGGATCTCCGACGAGCCGAACGAGACTCCATTCGGGAAGGCACGGTCCGATCATTCGGCGGAACTCACGGAAGAATCCAAGGTCGTGGGTGAGGATGATTTTTTGATAGTTAGCAAAAGACTCGGCAAGCAGGATCTCGACTACTTTCATCCTGTTGCTCATGTCCAGACTCACAAGGAGGTCGTCAAGAACGAGTAGTTTCAGGTCGGATTCATGAAGATTGACAAGGGATGCGGCGAAACGCACTGAGAGTGCGAGCTGGGTTAGCTTGGCTTCATTCAGGAAGACTTGTGGACGTCTGATAGTGACTCCGTCCGCTTGGATGCCAAACTCAATTACTGGACTAGTAAATTGACAGTTACTCTTGGTTGTGCCTGTAAAGGATGGTGGAACTGTTACTTTGAGCTTTAGAGTAATTGGAGCCACATCACCTGCGGCGAAATGGGTGTCGTAGAAACGCTGTGCCTCAGCGCTTATGGAATCGACAATCTCAGTTAGAACCCCCGCAAAGGCTTCTGTATCCCTCTTAAAATCACGATAGGCGGAGGAACCTCTTGGCCCGCTTAAGCCTGAAGGATTCGGGTCACAGTCACGAATGCGGCTCCACATATCAAGCGGAGAAATGCCACCTGTGCTCACACAGAAGGGCAGAATCTCATTCTCAAAGAGTGGCCAGATATTGAACGTCTCGGAGTTACGAAAATGGGAGAAGCCGAAGAAAAATCGGTAGGTGATGAAGTCGCTGGCAAGATCACCTTTTAGGATGGCAGGCTGGTCATGCGTGCCGTGATCGGCCTGGCTGATGCGATAGGTAGTGTCGTTTCTTGTGATGCCATCTCGTAGAGTCAGGGCAATTTCAGCAGGCATGGGTGTTGCATCCGCCTGCTCATAGATATTGAGCAGATGCTCCTGTGCGGCGGGATCGAAGTACTTGGCGATCGAGTTCAACGGCTTCCGTGCACTTTGAAGGAAAGTGAAAAGTGCCCAGTAAAGGGAGGACTTACCGGCCCCATTCTCACCGTAAACGAGAAGGTGGCGGCCTTCCAGATTAAGAGTAAAGGACCTAAATGCCTTAAAGTTTCTAATGTTAATCGTATGGAGACGAGCCTTCATAGGCAGCCCTCTTTTTTGATGATAGCTAGAAGGTCAGGGCTGTCGACACTAAGGCGGAGAAGCCGACTGCGGATGGAGTGAGTCGGAGAGTTGAGAGTATTGTGCAAATTGGAAAGGAATCTACACTGTTCTGGCTCGCTGGCGGCGGGATCGTATGCAATGAGGTAAGGGGCAACAGTTTCGCAGAATAGGAGGTCACGCTCTGCCATGTGCTCACGGAAATAACACTCCATTACACAAGCATCAACGAGATCTTCAAGAAAAGGCCAAGCTCCGTTCAATAGAGATCCTTCAGCGGCATGTGCAATCTGAATCAAAGACACAATGGCTCCGATCAAGCCTTGCCGGCTGTCGGATTCCATAGGGATAGGAACTCTCAAAAGAGGTGCAGAATCAATCTGATAATTTAGACCCTGCATGCTACCACGATATCTAAGCCAATACCTAACGACCGAAGAATTAAGAACACCCGACAGAAAACGCATGTTAACTCTGGAAGTTTTCACCACATTCAGCGAAAGCATCACATAGGCAGGATCTTCCGTGTGAAAAAAGATTGGCCGAGAACTTTTTCGAGGTACAAGCAGTTTCTCACCACTTTTAAAGAATGACTCGTCCCTTGGCCAATGAAGATTATAGAATTGAATTCGGCCAGTCTTGTTTTCCCTGCGCTCCTCCATAATCTCTTTATATTTATGCAGATGAGAAACAATGGAAGGGGCATCCTCGGGATTAAAGGAGCCTTTTTTGGAATAGATCATGACAAGGTCTGATGGACGCTTTGCATATCTCTCAATATGAATCGGCTCG
Above is a genomic segment from Synechococcus sp. MW101C3 containing:
- a CDS encoding AAA family ATPase yields the protein MKARLHTINIRNFKAFRSFTLNLEGRHLLVYGENGAGKSSLYWALFTFLQSARKPLNSIAKYFDPAAQEHLLNIYEQADATPMPAEIALTLRDGITRNDTTYRISQADHGTHDQPAILKGDLASDFITYRFFFGFSHFRNSETFNIWPLFENEILPFCVSTGGISPLDMWSRIRDCDPNPSGLSGPRGSSAYRDFKRDTEAFAGVLTEIVDSISAEAQRFYDTHFAAGDVAPITLKLKVTVPPSFTGTTKSNCQFTSPVIEFGIQADGVTIRRPQVFLNEAKLTQLALSVRFAASLVNLHESDLKLLVLDDLLVSLDMSNRMKVVEILLAESFANYQKIILTHDLGFFREFRRMIGPCLPEWSLVRLVGDPISEIRGVSEKSYLQKAEDYLYGHCLDEAAICLRKAAEDMAKRYREWTEQTRLPPGEFFSLTENLRAAKNRLMQKVPAQLYFSVINGAPLEIRGHLVPDADDDIDALPGIDSGTRGVLKTQRRKLRALLTDENWKVMDNIQLIEQILHTTERVLNPGAHGSDLPLYENEVRNALSLLVRLEMSIP